The proteins below are encoded in one region of Vibrio sp. ED004:
- a CDS encoding phosphoglucomutase/phosphomannomutase family protein: MIKFGTGGWRALIGEEFTRENVRLVAQALANIINNENAAKNGFVIGYDRRFLSDKAACWFAEVLTANNIKVSFIDKFVPTPIVMFQAKEMGCTYSACITASHNPADYNGIKIFIEGGRDADEIITEKIEQQIATLTNEDVIRVDFEQALNDKEIEIINPMNAFVDSIINAIDIESIKKANLRVLIDPMFGVAKNALQTVLINGRCDVDVINDGKNPDFGGLMPSPSAATLYRLKHLVAAEGYDIGIGTDGDADRLGIIDEKGHFIHPNEVLLLLYYYLLEYKGWKGSAVRNIATTHLLDKVAADHGEKSFEVPVGFKHISSQMEADDSLIGGESSGGLTIRGHIKGKDGVFASSLLVEMISVTGKKLSELLDEIYSKYGYAYTAEGDCKFKPSEKEALYTKIYVEKQLPEFEYEIEKVSYEDGAKVYFKNGGWVIARFSGTEPLLRIFAEMEDKDTAERVLQKVKDFLSL, encoded by the coding sequence ATGATTAAATTTGGTACAGGTGGCTGGCGCGCTTTAATTGGTGAAGAGTTCACGAGAGAAAATGTTCGTCTTGTAGCGCAAGCACTCGCAAACATCATCAACAATGAAAATGCAGCCAAAAACGGATTTGTGATCGGCTATGACCGTCGCTTCCTTTCAGATAAAGCCGCATGTTGGTTTGCTGAAGTATTAACGGCTAACAACATCAAAGTGAGCTTCATCGATAAGTTCGTTCCAACTCCTATCGTGATGTTCCAAGCGAAAGAGATGGGCTGCACCTACTCGGCATGTATTACCGCTTCTCACAATCCAGCGGACTACAACGGCATTAAAATCTTCATTGAAGGTGGCCGTGATGCTGATGAGATCATCACCGAGAAGATCGAACAGCAAATCGCAACCTTAACCAACGAAGATGTTATTCGTGTCGATTTCGAGCAAGCGTTGAATGACAAAGAGATCGAAATCATTAACCCGATGAACGCCTTTGTTGATTCCATCATTAATGCCATCGATATTGAATCGATTAAGAAAGCGAATCTACGCGTACTGATCGACCCAATGTTTGGTGTGGCGAAAAACGCTCTGCAAACGGTTCTTATCAACGGTCGTTGTGATGTCGACGTGATCAACGATGGCAAGAACCCAGACTTCGGCGGCCTAATGCCTTCTCCAAGCGCTGCAACACTGTATCGCTTGAAGCATTTAGTCGCAGCAGAAGGTTATGACATTGGTATTGGTACCGATGGCGATGCAGACCGTTTGGGCATCATCGATGAGAAAGGTCACTTCATTCACCCTAACGAAGTGCTGCTACTGCTTTACTACTACTTGTTGGAATACAAAGGCTGGAAAGGCTCAGCGGTTCGTAACATCGCAACCACACACCTACTCGATAAAGTCGCGGCAGATCATGGCGAGAAGAGCTTTGAGGTTCCAGTAGGCTTTAAGCATATCAGCTCACAAATGGAAGCTGATGATTCTTTGATTGGTGGTGAAAGCTCAGGTGGTTTAACCATTCGTGGTCACATCAAGGGTAAAGATGGTGTCTTCGCCTCAAGCCTACTGGTTGAGATGATCAGTGTGACTGGGAAGAAGTTGTCTGAACTGCTTGATGAAATCTACTCTAAGTACGGCTATGCCTATACGGCAGAGGGAGATTGCAAATTCAAGCCTTCGGAGAAAGAAGCACTCTACACCAAGATCTACGTTGAGAAACAACTGCCTGAATTTGAATATGAAATTGAAAAAGTCAGCTATGAAGATGGTGCCAAGGTGTACTTCAAGAATGGCGGCTGGGTAATTGCTCGTTTCTCAGGAACAGAGCCATTACTACGAATCTTCGCAGAAATGGAAGACAAAGACACTGCAGAACGTGTTCTTCAAAAAGTGAAAGACTTCCTCTCTCTATAG
- a CDS encoding iron ABC transporter permease, translated as MKEKNYLWNTSSGIIAVLLVLPILAIFTTAVGETDELFSHLMSTVMPTYVYNTVVLVIGTMFLSLVFGIPSAWVMAMCRVPGERVLQWALVLPLAMPGYIVGYIFTDWFDFAGPVQVLLRDLTGWGPGEYWFPDIRTLSGAIIVLSLVLYPYVYLLCRAAFMEQNVSLLQSARLLKCSPWESFRRISLPLVRPSMAVGLSLVAMETIGDFGTVSYFAVNTLTTAVYDTWLGYSSLTAAAKISAIMLIIVIMLLSSERYSRRKQKLFQNQFSSREDFRYNLVGWKKWLALLWCWGLVCVAFLFPLGQLIIYAYKYFAQSWTPEFREYALNSLYVSVVAAIIGVIIAMVVNFNQRVSPNKKNQAYMRLASMGYAVPGTVLAIGVMVPVLFMDHLVNDIAKVMEWGRPGLIFSGSMFALIFAMVVRFSAVAIGSIESSLSKVSPSLDMASKTMGCNTNQMLRRVHLPLIKRGALIAGLLVFIESMKELNAALLLRPFNFETLATYVYNYASDEHLELAAMPAVLLVLVGLIPLIIVNRSLEQKN; from the coding sequence ATGAAAGAAAAGAATTATTTATGGAACACCAGTAGCGGCATTATTGCGGTATTACTGGTTTTACCAATCTTAGCGATTTTTACGACGGCTGTTGGAGAAACAGATGAGCTATTTTCTCATCTGATGTCCACCGTGATGCCTACCTATGTCTACAATACGGTGGTTTTAGTCATAGGAACCATGTTCCTGTCTTTAGTTTTTGGTATTCCGTCTGCTTGGGTTATGGCAATGTGCCGTGTTCCAGGAGAGCGCGTTTTGCAGTGGGCACTCGTCCTGCCATTAGCAATGCCTGGCTATATTGTTGGGTATATCTTTACCGATTGGTTCGACTTTGCCGGTCCTGTTCAGGTTCTATTGCGAGACCTTACTGGGTGGGGACCCGGTGAGTATTGGTTTCCGGATATTAGAACCTTATCCGGCGCTATTATTGTTCTGTCACTCGTTCTCTATCCTTATGTTTATTTGTTGTGCCGCGCGGCATTTATGGAACAAAACGTATCCTTATTGCAATCCGCTCGTTTGCTAAAATGCTCACCTTGGGAAAGCTTCCGTCGTATCTCCTTACCACTTGTTCGTCCATCAATGGCGGTCGGTTTATCGCTTGTTGCAATGGAAACCATCGGTGATTTTGGCACGGTGAGCTACTTTGCGGTAAATACCTTAACGACCGCGGTGTATGACACGTGGCTTGGCTACTCTAGCTTGACCGCTGCCGCTAAGATCTCAGCCATTATGCTGATTATCGTAATAATGCTGTTGAGCTCTGAACGTTACAGTCGTCGTAAGCAGAAACTGTTTCAAAACCAATTTAGTAGCCGAGAAGATTTCCGTTATAACTTAGTCGGTTGGAAGAAGTGGCTAGCACTGCTTTGGTGCTGGGGATTAGTTTGCGTTGCATTCTTGTTTCCGCTTGGTCAGCTGATTATTTATGCCTACAAATATTTTGCTCAAAGCTGGACCCCGGAATTCAGAGAGTATGCCCTTAACAGCCTTTATGTATCGGTGGTTGCTGCGATTATTGGCGTGATTATCGCGATGGTTGTTAACTTCAATCAACGCGTTAGCCCGAACAAGAAAAATCAAGCTTATATGCGTCTCGCTTCGATGGGCTATGCCGTCCCAGGCACGGTGTTAGCTATTGGTGTGATGGTACCTGTTCTATTCATGGATCATTTAGTCAATGACATTGCGAAAGTGATGGAGTGGGGGCGACCTGGTTTGATCTTCTCTGGTTCCATGTTCGCGCTAATCTTTGCGATGGTGGTGCGCTTTTCGGCAGTCGCAATCGGCAGTATTGAAAGTAGCTTGAGTAAAGTATCCCCTTCATTGGATATGGCTTCTAAAACCATGGGTTGTAATACCAATCAGATGTTACGCCGTGTTCATTTACCTTTGATTAAACGTGGTGCATTGATCGCTGGTTTATTGGTGTTTATCGAATCAATGAAAGAGTTGAATGCGGCATTGCTGCTGCGTCCTTTCAACTTCGAAACATTGGCGACTTATGTTTATAACTATGCCTCAGATGAGCACCTAGAATTGGCGGCGATGCCTGCTGTATTATTGGTGTTGGTGGGTTTAATTCCTCTGATCATCGTAAACCGTTCCTTGGAGCAGAAAAACTAA
- a CDS encoding YacL family protein → MEFEFTRNTLMGEYYVKCSMGHEIVGRWLQEEIGKDKQKLDHVMALIEQSRQDLSNEVTLLGKEISLAINEDEVTIQENVLGHEQEMEEGSEFDFYNCESQASCGIDDFELLIERWMEFLGY, encoded by the coding sequence ATGGAATTCGAATTTACAAGAAACACTCTAATGGGTGAGTACTACGTAAAATGCAGCATGGGACACGAGATCGTTGGCCGCTGGTTACAAGAAGAGATCGGTAAAGATAAGCAGAAACTGGATCATGTGATGGCGCTTATTGAGCAATCTCGACAGGATCTGAGCAATGAAGTGACCTTGCTTGGTAAAGAGATCAGCTTAGCGATCAATGAAGACGAAGTGACGATTCAAGAAAACGTACTTGGCCACGAGCAAGAGATGGAAGAGGGCAGTGAGTTCGACTTTTATAACTGCGAGAGCCAAGCAAGCTGTGGCATCGATGACTTCGAGTTGTTGATTGAGCGCTGGATGGAGTTTCTAGGTTACTAG
- a CDS encoding N,N'-diacetylchitobiose phosphorylase, with the protein MKYGYFDNDNREYVITRPDVPAPWTNYLGTEKFCTVISHNAGGYSFYNSPEYNRVSKFRPNGTFDRPGHYVYLRDDETGDYWSISWQPVAKSLDEANYEVRHGLSYSKFKCEYSGITATKTLFVPKGEDAEVWDVVLKNNTDKPRTISTFSFVEFSFSHIQSDNQNHQMSLYSAGTSYQEGVLEYDLYYNTNDFEGFYYLASTFSPDSYDGQRDNFLGMYRDEANPIAVENGKCSNSAQTCYNHCGSLHKQFTIQPGEEVRFAYVLGIGKGNGERLREKYQDTANVDAAFQGIKDHWDERCNKFQVKSPNEGLDTMINTWTLYQAETCVVWSRFASFIEVGGRTGLGYRDTAQDAISVPHANPKMTKKRIIDLLRGQVKAGYGLHLFDPDWFDPEKADVEPSKSPTVVPTPSDDDKIHGIDDTCSDDHLWIVPTIIKYVMETGEHDFFDEVIPYADGGEATVYEHMKAALNFSAEYVGQTGICKGLRADWNDCLNLGGGESSMVSFLHFWALQEFLDLAKFRNNDADVTKYTEMAANVREACETHLWDDEGGWYIRGLTKNGDKIGTAQQTEGRVHLESNTLAVLSGAVSQERGEKAMDAVDENLFSEYGLHLNSPSFATPNDDIGFVTRVYQGVKENGAIFSHPNPWAWVAEAKLGRGDRAMKFYDALNPYNQNDMIETRYAEPYSYVQFIMGKDHQDHGRANHPWLTGTSGWAYFAVTNFILGVRTGFEGLTVDPCIPTDWPEFEVTRQWRGATYNITVQNPNAVSKGVASITINGESVEGAIPVQAEGSVNDVVVVLG; encoded by the coding sequence ATGAAATACGGCTATTTCGATAACGACAATCGCGAATACGTCATCACTCGCCCTGATGTACCAGCACCTTGGACCAACTACCTAGGTACTGAAAAGTTTTGTACCGTGATTTCGCACAATGCGGGCGGTTACTCGTTCTACAATTCTCCGGAATACAACCGTGTTAGTAAATTCCGTCCAAACGGCACCTTTGACCGCCCAGGACACTATGTTTACCTGCGTGATGATGAGACAGGTGATTACTGGTCTATCTCTTGGCAGCCTGTGGCAAAAAGTCTAGATGAAGCGAATTACGAAGTTCGTCACGGCCTGTCATATTCAAAGTTCAAGTGTGAATACAGCGGCATTACCGCGACCAAAACACTATTCGTACCTAAAGGCGAAGATGCAGAAGTTTGGGACGTTGTCCTAAAGAACAACACTGATAAGCCTCGTACTATCAGCACATTCTCATTTGTTGAGTTCTCGTTCAGTCACATCCAATCGGATAACCAGAATCACCAGATGTCTTTGTACTCAGCAGGCACGTCTTACCAAGAAGGTGTATTAGAGTACGACCTGTACTACAACACTAACGACTTTGAAGGCTTCTACTACCTAGCGTCAACCTTCTCACCAGACAGCTACGACGGTCAACGTGACAACTTCCTAGGCATGTACCGTGATGAAGCTAACCCAATTGCAGTTGAAAACGGTAAATGTTCGAACAGCGCTCAAACCTGTTACAACCACTGTGGCTCTCTACACAAGCAATTTACGATTCAACCGGGTGAAGAAGTTCGCTTTGCATATGTACTAGGTATCGGTAAAGGCAATGGTGAACGCCTACGTGAAAAATACCAAGACACAGCAAACGTAGATGCGGCGTTCCAAGGCATCAAAGATCACTGGGACGAGCGTTGCAACAAATTCCAAGTTAAGTCTCCAAACGAAGGCTTAGACACCATGATCAACACATGGACGCTATACCAAGCGGAAACCTGTGTGGTTTGGTCACGCTTTGCATCATTCATCGAAGTTGGCGGTCGTACCGGCCTTGGTTACCGTGATACGGCGCAAGATGCTATCTCAGTACCTCATGCCAACCCAAAAATGACCAAGAAGCGTATTATCGACCTGCTTCGCGGCCAAGTGAAAGCGGGCTACGGTCTACACTTGTTCGATCCTGACTGGTTCGATCCAGAGAAAGCTGACGTTGAACCTTCAAAATCACCAACGGTTGTTCCAACGCCGTCAGATGACGACAAGATCCACGGCATTGACGACACTTGTTCTGATGATCACTTGTGGATCGTACCAACCATCATCAAATACGTGATGGAAACTGGTGAGCACGACTTCTTTGATGAAGTAATTCCATACGCAGACGGCGGCGAAGCGACTGTTTACGAACACATGAAAGCGGCACTGAACTTCTCTGCTGAATACGTAGGTCAAACCGGTATCTGTAAAGGTCTACGTGCTGACTGGAATGACTGTTTGAACCTAGGTGGCGGTGAATCTTCAATGGTTTCATTCCTACACTTCTGGGCTCTGCAAGAGTTCTTAGACCTGGCTAAGTTCCGCAATAACGATGCTGATGTTACTAAATACACTGAAATGGCAGCGAACGTTCGTGAAGCGTGTGAAACACACCTTTGGGATGACGAAGGCGGCTGGTACATCCGTGGTCTAACAAAGAATGGCGACAAGATCGGTACAGCTCAGCAAACTGAAGGTCGTGTACACCTTGAGTCAAACACACTAGCAGTTCTGTCTGGTGCTGTTTCTCAAGAGCGCGGAGAGAAAGCGATGGACGCAGTTGATGAGAACCTATTCTCTGAATACGGCCTACACCTAAACTCTCCATCGTTCGCTACACCAAACGATGACATCGGCTTCGTAACTCGCGTGTACCAAGGCGTAAAAGAGAATGGCGCTATCTTCTCTCACCCGAACCCATGGGCTTGGGTAGCAGAAGCGAAACTTGGCCGTGGCGACCGTGCGATGAAATTCTACGATGCACTTAACCCGTACAACCAAAACGACATGATTGAAACACGTTACGCAGAACCATACTCGTACGTGCAGTTCATCATGGGTAAAGACCACCAAGACCACGGCCGTGCAAACCACCCATGGTTAACAGGTACTTCTGGTTGGGCTTACTTTGCGGTAACCAACTTCATTCTTGGTGTTCGAACAGGCTTCGAAGGCTTAACTGTCGATCCTTGTATTCCGACGGATTGGCCAGAATTCGAAGTTACTCGTCAATGGCGCGGTGCGACTTACAACATCACAGTGCAAAACCCGAATGCAGTAAGCAAAGGCGTTGCTTCTATCACTATCAACGGTGAGTCAGTTGAAGGTGCAATTCCAGTACAAGCAGAAGGCAGCGTGAACGATGTTGTCGTTGTTCTAGGCTAG
- a CDS encoding ammonium transporter, which translates to MELTTTVTELRYALDTFFFLISGALVMWMAAGFAMLEAGLVRSKNTTEILTKNICLYAIACTAFLVVGYNIMYVDNGEGGWLPSFGTLIGTQGEGADHSLESDFFFQVVFVATAMSVVSGAVAERMKLWSFLIFSVVLTAFIYPVEGYWTWGGGFLSEAGFSDFAGSGIVHMAGAAAALAGVLLLGARKGKYGKNGEIYPIPGSNMPLATLGTFILWFGWFGFNGGSQLMVSDFENATAVGQIFLNTNAAAAAGAIAALLVCKTTWGKADLTMILNGALAGLVAITADPLSPSPLFAVAIGSVSGALVVFSIIALDKAKIDDPVGAISVHGVCGFFGLMAVPLSNADATFGAQLLGAAVIFAWVFGASLAVWAVLKATIGIRVSEDEELEGMDMHDCGVGAYPEFVSVK; encoded by the coding sequence ATGGAACTTACAACAACAGTAACGGAACTACGTTACGCACTAGACACTTTTTTCTTCCTCATTTCAGGTGCGTTAGTAATGTGGATGGCAGCAGGCTTCGCGATGTTAGAAGCTGGCCTAGTTCGTTCAAAGAACACCACAGAAATTTTAACTAAGAACATCTGCTTGTACGCGATTGCTTGTACTGCTTTCTTAGTTGTTGGTTACAACATTATGTATGTAGATAACGGTGAAGGCGGTTGGTTGCCATCATTCGGTACTCTGATTGGTACTCAAGGTGAAGGTGCAGATCACTCTTTAGAATCAGACTTCTTCTTCCAGGTAGTATTCGTTGCAACAGCAATGTCTGTGGTATCTGGTGCGGTTGCTGAGCGTATGAAGCTTTGGTCATTCCTAATCTTCTCAGTAGTGCTAACAGCGTTCATTTACCCTGTTGAAGGTTACTGGACTTGGGGCGGTGGTTTCCTATCAGAAGCAGGTTTCAGTGACTTTGCTGGTTCAGGTATTGTACACATGGCTGGTGCAGCTGCTGCATTAGCAGGTGTTCTACTACTAGGTGCTCGTAAAGGTAAATACGGTAAGAACGGTGAAATCTACCCAATCCCTGGTTCAAACATGCCGCTTGCAACATTAGGTACATTTATCCTTTGGTTCGGTTGGTTCGGTTTCAACGGCGGTTCTCAACTAATGGTTTCAGACTTCGAGAACGCGACAGCAGTGGGTCAAATCTTCCTTAACACCAACGCAGCAGCAGCAGCGGGTGCAATTGCAGCGCTACTAGTATGTAAAACAACTTGGGGTAAAGCAGACCTAACAATGATTCTTAACGGCGCATTAGCTGGCCTAGTAGCAATCACTGCAGACCCTCTATCACCATCACCTCTATTTGCAGTAGCAATTGGTTCGGTATCTGGCGCATTGGTTGTATTCAGCATCATCGCTCTAGACAAAGCTAAGATTGATGATCCAGTAGGTGCTATCTCAGTACACGGTGTGTGTGGTTTCTTCGGTCTAATGGCTGTGCCACTAAGCAACGCTGATGCAACATTCGGTGCTCAACTACTAGGTGCTGCAGTAATCTTTGCTTGGGTATTTGGTGCGAGTCTAGCGGTATGGGCTGTGCTTAAAGCGACAATCGGTATCCGTGTAAGTGAAGACGAAGAGCTGGAAGGAATGGACATGCACGATTGTGGTGTAGGCGCTTACCCAGAATTTGTGTCGGTAAAATGA
- a CDS encoding ABC transporter ATP-binding protein produces MSCALSIKDLTCKYESQTILEALSLEVEHGEIVCLLGASGCGKTTLLKAIAGLLPLSSGMMSLNCQTIDDGANWLPPEQRNIGMIFQDYALFPHLTVNQNVAFGLRDMSEQEKKAKVQEMLELVHLDQYGDRYPHQLSGGQQQRVAIARSLAYKPDLLLLDEPFSNIDTQVRHELISQIRKIFKKQGVTAIFVTHSREEAFAFSDKMAVMNHGVIEQYGSASELYFHPSSKFVADFLGGGSYLNAQRISDNEFETSLGLIEAKAQTEIEVGTDCALLLRPQHIVASHDDDSNLSVLEQQFMGDHCRYVIEANGQKLLATSSEALEVGMPVTVKVDTKGVLAF; encoded by the coding sequence ATGAGTTGTGCATTATCAATTAAAGATCTGACTTGTAAGTATGAGTCGCAAACCATTTTGGAAGCGCTCTCGTTAGAAGTCGAGCATGGTGAAATTGTTTGTTTGCTTGGTGCAAGTGGATGCGGAAAAACCACCTTACTTAAGGCGATTGCGGGCTTACTCCCATTGAGTAGTGGTATGATGAGTTTGAACTGTCAAACCATTGATGATGGTGCTAATTGGTTACCGCCAGAGCAACGTAATATCGGTATGATTTTCCAAGATTACGCGCTGTTCCCACATCTGACGGTAAATCAGAACGTGGCATTTGGCCTGCGTGATATGTCTGAGCAAGAGAAGAAAGCAAAGGTTCAAGAGATGCTTGAGCTCGTTCATCTTGATCAATACGGCGATCGCTACCCACATCAATTGTCTGGTGGTCAGCAACAACGTGTCGCTATTGCACGCTCTTTGGCTTATAAACCAGACCTATTGTTGCTGGATGAACCCTTCTCGAACATTGATACTCAAGTGCGTCATGAGCTGATCTCTCAGATTCGTAAGATCTTTAAGAAGCAGGGTGTGACGGCAATCTTTGTTACACACAGCCGTGAAGAAGCATTTGCTTTTTCGGATAAAATGGCTGTGATGAATCATGGTGTGATTGAACAGTATGGTTCGGCATCTGAGTTGTACTTCCACCCATCAAGCAAGTTTGTGGCTGATTTCTTAGGTGGTGGTAGCTACTTGAATGCACAACGTATTTCAGACAACGAATTTGAAACCAGCTTAGGCCTGATTGAAGCGAAAGCACAAACAGAGATTGAGGTGGGTACGGATTGCGCGTTGTTGTTAAGACCTCAACATATTGTTGCAAGCCATGATGACGACAGCAATCTGTCTGTATTGGAGCAGCAATTCATGGGCGACCATTGCCGCTATGTGATTGAAGCCAATGGTCAGAAGTTATTAGCAACCTCGTCAGAAGCGCTTGAAGTCGGTATGCCAGTCACTGTGAAAGTAGACACCAAAGGCGTGCTGGCGTTCTAA
- the glnK gene encoding P-II family nitrogen regulator, translated as MKLINAIVKPFKLDDVREALSDVGIEGMTVSEVKGFGRQKGHTELYRGAEYQVDFLPKVKLEIATQAENVDRVVEAISQAAHTGKIGDGKIFVYDLSQAVRIRTGEMDAEAL; from the coding sequence ATGAAACTAATAAATGCCATTGTTAAGCCATTCAAATTAGATGATGTACGTGAAGCACTCTCTGATGTGGGTATTGAAGGTATGACGGTCTCTGAAGTGAAAGGCTTTGGTCGTCAAAAAGGCCACACTGAATTGTACCGTGGTGCGGAATACCAAGTAGATTTCCTACCAAAGGTAAAACTAGAGATAGCTACTCAAGCTGAAAATGTTGACCGAGTTGTTGAAGCGATTAGCCAAGCGGCACACACCGGAAAAATCGGCGATGGCAAAATTTTTGTGTATGACCTAAGCCAAGCCGTACGAATTCGTACTGGTGAAATGGATGCTGAAGCACTTTAA
- a CDS encoding Fe(3+) ABC transporter substrate-binding protein — protein sequence MKKLLTLSALACGVIAPTAMAAEEVNVYSYRQPFLVEPMFNEFTKETGIKVNVKFAKKGLAEKLAQEGEYSPADVVLTVDISRLSELTKQGLVQSVESDVLEKNIPAQYQDTDNEWFALTTRTRSVYSSRDRVGRLGEEFTYEDLTKPEFKGKICTRSGKHPYNVSLVSSMIAHKGEAETKEWLEGVKANLARKPQGNDRAQVKAIKEGLCDVALGNSYYLGKMVNDKEQKAWADSVYINFPNQETTGTHVNISGMAMAKYSPNEENAVKLMEFLSGNTAQSMYAEVNYEYPVKADVKPSELVASWGEFKADTISLDEIANHHAAAIKLLDEVKFDL from the coding sequence ATGAAGAAACTGCTAACACTTTCAGCTCTAGCGTGCGGTGTAATTGCCCCGACAGCAATGGCTGCGGAAGAAGTAAACGTATACTCTTACCGTCAACCTTTCCTTGTTGAGCCAATGTTTAACGAGTTCACAAAAGAGACTGGCATTAAAGTAAACGTTAAGTTTGCTAAAAAAGGTTTAGCAGAGAAGTTAGCTCAAGAGGGTGAATACAGCCCAGCTGACGTTGTCTTAACTGTAGATATCAGCCGTCTATCTGAACTAACTAAACAAGGCCTAGTTCAATCTGTAGAGAGCGATGTACTTGAAAAGAACATCCCTGCTCAATACCAAGATACAGATAACGAGTGGTTCGCACTAACAACTCGTACACGTAGCGTTTATTCGTCACGTGACCGTGTTGGTCGTCTAGGTGAAGAGTTCACTTACGAAGATCTAACTAAGCCTGAATTTAAAGGTAAAATCTGTACTCGTAGTGGTAAGCACCCATACAATGTTTCTCTAGTGTCTTCGATGATTGCTCACAAGGGTGAAGCTGAAACGAAAGAATGGCTAGAAGGCGTAAAAGCAAACCTAGCACGTAAGCCTCAAGGCAACGACCGCGCGCAAGTTAAAGCGATTAAAGAAGGTCTATGTGATGTTGCTCTTGGTAACAGCTACTACCTAGGTAAGATGGTTAACGATAAAGAGCAAAAAGCTTGGGCTGACTCTGTTTACATTAACTTCCCTAACCAAGAGACGACAGGTACTCACGTAAACATCTCTGGTATGGCAATGGCTAAATACTCTCCAAATGAAGAGAATGCCGTTAAGCTGATGGAATTCCTATCTGGTAACACAGCGCAAAGCATGTACGCAGAAGTGAACTACGAATACCCAGTGAAAGCAGACGTTAAACCTTCTGAGCTTGTTGCTTCATGGGGCGAGTTCAAAGCGGATACTATTTCTCTAGATGAAATTGCAAACCACCACGCGGCTGCAATCAAGCTATTAGATGAAGTTAAGTTCGATCTATAA